The Candidatus Bipolaricaulota bacterium genome has a window encoding:
- a CDS encoding sugar phosphate isomerase/epimerase yields the protein MIVPIQDETPFSPFAPADWRTALGEVKAAGYDGVELAITDPTKLSPTEIKEALAQEGLHFFSITTGQAAAKEGLSLSSPDDGVRRRAIARIQAHMRLAREFDAVVIIGSLRGAGGSIDLLVESLRDCAGYQPEVKLALEPLNRYESRLINTVEQARAVIEKVGADNLGILFDTFHANIEETSISKAIRTAGDRLFHVHLADSNRFVPGYGHLDFGEVWRALAEIGYRGALVLEPLPKPNPEALLAAAARLKGETE from the coding sequence ATGATCGTCCCGATACAGGACGAAACGCCGTTTTCGCCGTTCGCACCGGCGGATTGGCGCACAGCGTTGGGAGAAGTCAAGGCGGCCGGGTACGACGGGGTTGAACTCGCAATCACCGACCCGACGAAACTATCGCCGACTGAGATCAAGGAGGCCCTCGCACAGGAGGGCCTCCACTTCTTCTCCATCACCACCGGGCAGGCCGCGGCCAAGGAAGGGCTCTCCCTGTCATCGCCCGATGACGGAGTGCGGCGTCGGGCGATCGCGCGCATCCAGGCGCACATGCGCCTGGCGCGGGAGTTCGATGCGGTGGTGATCATCGGTTCCCTGCGCGGAGCCGGTGGATCGATCGACCTCCTCGTTGAATCCCTGCGTGACTGCGCCGGATATCAGCCGGAGGTCAAGCTCGCCCTCGAGCCGCTCAACCGCTACGAATCGCGGCTGATAAATACGGTGGAACAGGCGCGCGCGGTGATCGAGAAGGTGGGGGCGGACAACCTGGGGATCCTGTTCGACACGTTCCATGCCAATATCGAAGAGACTTCAATCAGCAAAGCGATCAGGACAGCAGGAGACAGGCTGTTTCACGTCCACCTTGCCGATTCCAACCGATTCGTCCCCGGTTACGGGCACCTGGATTTCGGGGAGGTGTGGAGGGCTCTCGCTGAGATAGGTTATCGCGGTGCCCTCGTGCTCGAGCCGCTTCCCAAGCCGAATCCGGAGGCGCTCCTCGCCGCGGCGGCAAGGCTCAAAGGAGAAACCGAATGA